CGCGGCCGGCTCCTCGGCGCCGTGCTCCAGGTCGAGCTGGCGCGCGGTGTAGGCGGCGAGCATGCGGCAGCCTTCGACCAGGGTCTTCTGGGTCAGCAGCATGCGCCGCACGTCCGGATGATTGATGATCGGGTCGGCCGCCTTCTCGGGTGCGGCGGCGCCCTTCAGGCCGCGCGACTGCAGACGTTCGCGGGCATAGCGTAGGGCGCCCTGGAAGGCCGCCTCGCCGATGCCGAGGCCCTGCAGGCCGACCTGGAAGCGCGCGTCGTTCATCATGGTGAACATGCACGCCAGGCCCTGGTTGGCCTCGCCGACCAGCCAGCCGGTGGCGCCGTCGAAGTTCATCACGCAGGTGGAGGCGCCCTTGATGCCCATCTTGTGCTCGATGGCGCCGCAGCTCAGGGCATTGCGCGCGCCCAGCCCGCCCTCCGGCGTGGCGATGAACTTGGGCACCAGCAGCAGGCTGATGCCCTTGACCCCGGCCGGAGCGTCCGGCAGGCGCGCCAGCACCAGGTGGACGATGTTCTCGGACAGGTCCTGCTCGCCGCCGCTGATGAAGATCTTGTTGCCGGTGACCTTGTAGCTGCCGTCGGCCTGCGGCTCGGCGCGGGTGCGCAGCAGGGCCAGGTCGGTGCCGGCCTGGGGTTCGGTCAGGCACATGGTGCCGGTCCACTGGCCGCCGACCATCTTGGCCAGGTAGGCGTCCTTCAGTGGAGCGCTGCCGTGCTTGTCCAGCGCCAGCACCGCGCCCTCGGTGAGGCCGGAGTAGATGCGGAACGACAGCGAGGCGCCCATCAGCATCTCGTGGAAGGCGAAGCTGACCAGCTGCGGGAAGCCCTGGCCGCCGAAGTCCACCGGCCCGGTCATGCTCGCCCAGCCGTTGTCCACGTATTGCTTGTAGGCGGCGCGGAAGCCCTTGGGCGTGCTGACCTTGCCGTCGACCAGCTGGCAGCCTTCCTCGTCGCTGTTGCGGTTGAGCGGGGCAATCTCGTTGGCGGTGAAGGCCGCGGCCTCCTCCAGCACGCCGTCGATCAGCTCGCGGTCCAGGCCGTTGCCCAGGCGCGCGCAGTGGCCGGCGACGTCGAACAGTTCATGCAGGACGAAGCGCATATCGCGCAGTGGCGCTTGGTACGTCATGCGCGGCCCTCCTGGACATCGGCGAATTTCTTGCCGTCGGCCACCAGGTGGTCGATCAGGCCGGCCGGCTGCCAGTGGGCGCCGAAGCGCTCGGCCAGCTGCAGCAGGCGCTGGCGGATCTGCGCCACGCCCTGGGCGTCGGCCCAGGCCATCGG
This DNA window, taken from Pseudomonas alcaligenes, encodes the following:
- a CDS encoding acyl-CoA dehydrogenase C-terminal domain-containing protein; this translates as MTYQAPLRDMRFVLHELFDVAGHCARLGNGLDRELIDGVLEEAAAFTANEIAPLNRNSDEEGCQLVDGKVSTPKGFRAAYKQYVDNGWASMTGPVDFGGQGFPQLVSFAFHEMLMGASLSFRIYSGLTEGAVLALDKHGSAPLKDAYLAKMVGGQWTGTMCLTEPQAGTDLALLRTRAEPQADGSYKVTGNKIFISGGEQDLSENIVHLVLARLPDAPAGVKGISLLLVPKFIATPEGGLGARNALSCGAIEHKMGIKGASTCVMNFDGATGWLVGEANQGLACMFTMMNDARFQVGLQGLGIGEAAFQGALRYARERLQSRGLKGAAAPEKAADPIINHPDVRRMLLTQKTLVEGCRMLAAYTARQLDLEHGAEEPAARKAAARRAALLIPIVKAFFTDMGQEVASHAVQVYGGHGFIREWGMEQLMRDSRITQLYEGTNGIQALDLIRRKLLGDGGAELSALIGEFSELCDAQASQPALAEMAHTLQARLGEWRELSAEVLARSQRDAEEIGAASVDFLQYSAYVLLAGFWLQAAAAAQRALDAGTSEAAFYQAKLHSAAFYLRRVLPRASSHREALLGGAACLMAMPEESFAF